Proteins from a single region of Pseudomonas quebecensis:
- a CDS encoding ArsR/SmtB family transcription factor — protein sequence MEAAPCISQIAGLLAEPKRIAMLWALMDGSAKSSEELARLAGLTPASANAHLARLIGSGLLRAEARRGRRLFRVAAADVSHAIDALASTTLASAARASPDAPLPVLAAPPALRQARLCHGHLGGELAAGLYARMRAAGWIERYEQRLDITVKGAHRLASLGIFTQALASPLACDCFDWSQQHPHLGGTLGAGLLQLFLQSNWVSLVNESQALQINAVGHAEIARLAANE from the coding sequence ATGGAAGCAGCACCTTGTATCAGCCAGATCGCTGGCTTGCTGGCCGAGCCAAAACGCATTGCCATGCTCTGGGCCTTGATGGACGGTTCCGCCAAGTCGTCGGAGGAGTTGGCGAGGCTGGCCGGGCTGACGCCGGCGTCGGCCAATGCGCATTTGGCGCGGCTCATCGGCAGTGGGCTGCTGCGCGCCGAGGCTCGACGTGGCCGGCGCCTGTTCCGTGTGGCGGCCGCCGATGTCAGCCATGCCATCGATGCCTTGGCCAGCACTACCCTGGCCAGTGCGGCCCGCGCCTCGCCGGATGCTCCGTTGCCGGTCCTGGCGGCACCGCCGGCATTGCGCCAAGCGCGGCTGTGCCATGGCCACCTGGGGGGCGAGCTGGCGGCGGGGTTGTACGCGCGCATGAGGGCGGCGGGGTGGATCGAGCGTTATGAACAGCGCCTGGATATCACCGTCAAAGGCGCGCATCGGTTGGCGAGCCTGGGTATTTTTACCCAGGCGCTGGCCTCGCCCCTGGCGTGCGATTGTTTTGACTGGAGCCAACAGCATCCGCATCTGGGCGGTACATTGGGTGCGGGGTTGTTGCAGCTGTTCCTGCAGTCCAATTGGGTCAGCCTGGTCAACGAGTCCCAGGCCCTGCAGATCAATGCCGTGGGGCACGCGGAGATCGCTCGCCTGGCCGCGAACGAGTAA
- a CDS encoding multidrug effflux MFS transporter, which yields MNLRIILILGALSAFAPLAIDFYLPGFPSMATAFATDEKHIQLTLAVYFAGLAIGQLIYGPLADRFGRRGPLLSGVTLFTLASFACAFAPSLEWLIGARFVQALGGCAGMVISRAVVSDKCDPVGSAKVFSQLMLVTGLAPILAPLAGGLMVGLWGWQSIFLALSIFSVMAAVAVAVGLPETFPAHQPRQPLSGSLRRYLQLASDRVYLGYALTGALSIAGMFAYIAGSPFVFIKLYGVPAEHYGWVFGSNAAGFILVAQLNARLLAKRGPAFLLSRTVWVYVAAALTLLGVAALRTDALWPLLVPLFICIASLGCILPNTSACAMAGQGARAGSASALLGCIQFGVAAGAASLVGVLHDGTALPMAMVISLCGLLAVTVAMSTLRLQRARALQAQG from the coding sequence ATGAACCTTCGCATCATTCTGATCCTGGGCGCCTTGAGCGCCTTCGCGCCGCTGGCGATCGATTTTTACCTGCCTGGTTTTCCATCGATGGCCACGGCCTTCGCCACCGATGAAAAACATATCCAGCTGACCCTGGCGGTGTATTTTGCCGGCCTGGCCATCGGCCAATTGATCTACGGCCCGCTGGCGGACCGTTTCGGTCGGCGTGGGCCGCTGCTCAGCGGCGTGACCCTGTTTACCCTGGCCTCTTTCGCCTGTGCCTTTGCGCCGTCCCTGGAATGGCTGATCGGCGCGCGCTTCGTGCAGGCCCTGGGCGGCTGTGCGGGGATGGTGATTTCCCGCGCGGTGGTCAGCGACAAGTGCGACCCCGTGGGCTCGGCCAAAGTGTTCTCCCAACTGATGCTGGTGACTGGCCTGGCGCCGATCCTTGCGCCGCTGGCCGGCGGTTTGATGGTGGGCTTGTGGGGCTGGCAGTCGATCTTTCTGGCGCTGTCGATCTTCAGTGTGATGGCCGCCGTCGCCGTAGCGGTGGGACTGCCGGAAACCTTCCCGGCCCATCAACCGCGCCAGCCGTTGTCCGGCTCGTTGCGTCGTTACCTTCAGTTGGCCTCGGACCGTGTCTACCTCGGCTATGCCCTCACCGGCGCATTGTCGATTGCCGGGATGTTTGCCTACATCGCAGGCTCACCTTTCGTATTTATCAAACTCTACGGCGTACCCGCCGAGCACTACGGCTGGGTGTTCGGCTCCAACGCTGCGGGTTTTATCCTGGTGGCCCAGCTCAATGCGCGTCTGTTGGCCAAGCGTGGCCCTGCGTTCCTGCTGTCGCGCACGGTGTGGGTGTATGTGGCGGCAGCGCTGACGCTGCTGGGTGTGGCCGCGTTGCGCACCGACGCGTTGTGGCCGTTGCTGGTGCCGCTGTTTATTTGCATCGCCAGTCTGGGCTGCATCCTGCCCAATACCTCGGCGTGCGCCATGGCCGGCCAAGGCGCTCGGGCCGGCAGCGCGTCGGCGTTGCTCGGTTGCATTCAGTTCGGCGTGGCCGCGGGAGCGGCGTCGCTGGTCGGGGTGTTACACGATGGGACGGCCTTGCCGATGGCGATGGTCATCAGCTTGTGCGGGTTATTGGCGGTGACGGTGGCCATGTCGACCTTGCGCCTGCAACGGGCCAGGGCCTTGCAGGCGCAGGGCTGA
- a CDS encoding heavy metal translocating P-type ATPase codes for MNGTTTFDLPIGGMTCASCAGRVERALGKVPGVQSVSVNLANERAHVEVLGQIDPSVLIAAVDKAGYSASLPQTETRTAADQAQRLRRERWALLLAMVLALPLVLPMLVQPFGLHWMLPAWVQFALATPVQFILGARFYVAAWKAVRAGAGNMDLLVAIGTSAGYGLSVYEWLTAPAGSMPHLYFEASAVVIALILLGKYLESRAKRQTASAIRALEALRPERATRVRDGHEQEVAITALSLNDVVSVKPGERFPVDGEVIEGQSHADEALISGESLPVPKQPGDKVTGGAINGEGRLLVRTTALGAESVLARIIRLVEDAQAAKAPIQKLVDKVSRVFVPAVLVLALITLLGWWLYGAPLETAIINAVAVLVIACPCALGLATPTAIMAGTGVAARHGILIKDAEALERAHEVSAVVFDKTGTLTSGAPRIAHLIAVNGDQAQLLQQAGALQRGSEHPLANAVLQACQEQQLSIADVSASQSLTGRGIAGTLDGRPLALGNRRLLEDSGLTPGDLADTAQAWEAEGRTLSWLIEQGAQPRVLGLFAFGDTLKPGALQAVGQLKAQGISSHLLTGDNRGSARVVAQALGIDDVHAEVLPADKAATVTTLKKTNVVAMVGDGINDAPALAAADIGIAMGGGTDVAMHAAGITLMRGDPRLVPAALEISRKTYAKIRQNLFWAFVYNLIGIPLAAFGLLNPVLAGAAMALSSVSVVSNALLLKTWKPKDVEDQHP; via the coding sequence ATGAATGGAACCACCACCTTTGACCTGCCCATCGGCGGCATGACCTGCGCCAGCTGCGCCGGCCGTGTCGAGCGCGCGCTGGGCAAGGTGCCGGGGGTGCAGAGCGTCAGCGTCAATCTGGCCAATGAGCGTGCTCACGTCGAAGTCCTCGGCCAGATAGACCCCAGCGTGCTGATCGCCGCCGTCGACAAAGCCGGCTACAGCGCCAGCCTGCCGCAGACCGAAACCCGCACCGCCGCCGATCAAGCCCAGCGCCTGCGCCGCGAGCGCTGGGCCTTGCTGCTGGCCATGGTTCTGGCATTGCCCCTGGTGCTGCCGATGCTGGTGCAGCCGTTCGGCCTGCATTGGATGCTGCCGGCCTGGGTGCAATTCGCCCTGGCCACCCCGGTGCAATTTATCCTCGGCGCGCGTTTTTACGTGGCCGCCTGGAAAGCCGTGCGCGCCGGAGCGGGCAATATGGATTTGCTGGTCGCCATCGGCACCAGCGCCGGTTACGGCCTGAGTGTGTACGAATGGCTCACCGCTCCGGCCGGCAGCATGCCGCATCTGTATTTTGAAGCTTCTGCGGTGGTGATCGCCCTGATCCTGCTGGGCAAATACCTGGAAAGCCGCGCCAAGCGCCAGACCGCCAGCGCCATCCGCGCCCTGGAAGCCTTGCGCCCCGAACGGGCGACCCGCGTGCGCGATGGCCATGAGCAAGAGGTGGCAATCACCGCCCTGTCGCTCAACGACGTGGTCAGCGTCAAACCCGGCGAGCGTTTCCCGGTGGACGGTGAGGTGATCGAAGGTCAGAGCCATGCCGACGAAGCCTTGATCAGCGGCGAGAGTTTGCCGGTGCCCAAACAGCCCGGCGACAAGGTCACCGGCGGCGCCATCAACGGTGAAGGTCGCTTGCTGGTGCGCACCACCGCGCTGGGCGCCGAAAGCGTCCTGGCGCGGATCATCCGCCTGGTGGAAGACGCCCAGGCCGCCAAGGCGCCGATCCAGAAACTGGTGGATAAAGTCAGCCGCGTGTTTGTACCGGCCGTACTGGTGCTGGCGCTGATTACGCTGCTGGGCTGGTGGCTGTACGGTGCGCCGCTGGAAACCGCCATTATCAATGCGGTCGCGGTGCTGGTGATCGCCTGCCCTTGCGCCCTGGGCCTGGCCACACCCACCGCGATCATGGCCGGCACCGGCGTGGCGGCGCGTCATGGCATTCTGATCAAGGACGCCGAAGCCTTGGAGCGCGCCCATGAAGTGAGCGCCGTGGTGTTCGACAAGACCGGTACCCTCACCTCCGGCGCGCCCAGGATCGCGCACCTGATCGCGGTAAATGGCGATCAAGCCCAACTGTTGCAACAGGCTGGTGCCCTGCAACGCGGCAGTGAACACCCCTTGGCCAATGCGGTGCTGCAGGCCTGCCAAGAACAGCAGTTGAGCATCGCCGATGTCAGCGCCAGCCAATCCCTGACTGGGCGCGGTATCGCCGGCACCCTCGATGGTCGGCCACTGGCCTTGGGCAATCGTCGGCTGCTCGAAGACAGCGGCCTCACCCCCGGCGACCTGGCGGATACCGCCCAGGCCTGGGAGGCCGAAGGTCGCACGTTGTCCTGGTTGATCGAGCAAGGCGCGCAACCCCGGGTGCTGGGGCTGTTCGCGTTTGGCGATACCCTCAAGCCCGGTGCGCTGCAGGCCGTGGGGCAACTCAAGGCCCAGGGCATCAGCAGCCATCTGCTCACCGGTGACAACCGTGGCAGCGCGCGGGTGGTGGCGCAGGCGCTGGGCATCGATGATGTGCATGCCGAAGTGCTGCCCGCCGACAAAGCCGCCACCGTTACCACGCTGAAAAAAACCAATGTGGTGGCGATGGTCGGCGATGGTATCAATGACGCCCCGGCGCTGGCGGCCGCCGATATCGGCATCGCCATGGGCGGTGGCACCGATGTGGCCATGCACGCCGCCGGCATTACCCTGATGCGCGGCGACCCGCGCCTGGTTCCGGCCGCGCTGGAGATCAGCCGCAAGACCTACGCCAAGATCCGGCAGAACCTATTCTGGGCCTTTGTGTATAACTTGATTGGCATTCCCCTGGCGGCGTTCGGCCTGCTCAACCCGGTGCTGGCGGGCGCGGCGATGGCGTTGTCCAGCGTCAGCGTAGTGAGCAATGCCTTGCTGTTGAAAACCTGGAAACCCAAGGATGTGGAGGATCAACACCCATGA
- a CDS encoding MFS transporter — MGMQGFSAAERLERLPISGYHRVIFIIIALAFFFDSMDLAMMTFLLGSIKAEFGLSTAQAGLLASSSFFGMVVGASLSGMLADRFGRKPVFQWSIVLWGIASYLCSTAQSVEMLTLFRILLGIGMGMEFPIAQSMLSELIPAKARGRYIALMDGFWPLGFVAAGVLSYFLLPVIGWRDIFLVLAVPAVFVLAIRFFIPESPRWLEQAGRHDAADKVLLGIEHKVRTSLGRADLPEPIGLPRVQSVPGNFFSAFQQLWSAQYRRRTLMIWSVWFFALLGFYGLTSWLSALLQQSGFAVTQSVYYTVIISLGGIPGFLMAAWLVERWGRKPVCVVTLLGGGVMAFLYGQSAVFGGNVGLLITTGLLMQFFLFGMWAVLYTYTPELYPTSARATGSGFASAIGRVGSLLGPLVTGLVFPVTGQGGVFALGALCFAVAALVVWVFGMETKGKTLEELAEA; from the coding sequence ATGGGTATGCAAGGTTTCAGTGCGGCGGAACGGCTCGAACGGTTACCCATCAGCGGTTATCACCGGGTGATTTTTATCATCATCGCCTTGGCGTTTTTCTTCGACTCCATGGACCTGGCGATGATGACGTTCCTGCTGGGTTCGATCAAAGCCGAATTCGGCTTGAGCACCGCCCAGGCAGGTCTGCTCGCCAGTTCGAGTTTTTTCGGCATGGTGGTGGGCGCGTCTTTGTCCGGGATGCTTGCCGATCGTTTCGGGCGTAAGCCGGTGTTCCAGTGGAGCATTGTGTTGTGGGGGATTGCCAGCTACCTGTGTTCGACGGCGCAATCCGTGGAGATGTTGACGCTGTTTCGTATCCTGCTGGGGATCGGCATGGGCATGGAGTTTCCGATTGCGCAGTCGATGCTGTCCGAGCTGATCCCGGCCAAGGCACGCGGGCGTTATATCGCGTTGATGGACGGTTTCTGGCCGTTGGGCTTTGTCGCGGCGGGGGTGCTCTCGTATTTCCTGCTGCCGGTGATCGGCTGGCGCGACATCTTCCTGGTGCTGGCGGTACCGGCGGTGTTTGTGCTGGCGATTCGCTTTTTCATCCCTGAGTCGCCGCGCTGGTTGGAACAGGCTGGACGCCATGACGCGGCGGACAAAGTGTTGCTGGGGATCGAGCACAAAGTGCGCACCTCCCTGGGCCGCGCCGACTTGCCGGAACCGATTGGCCTGCCACGGGTGCAGAGCGTGCCGGGGAATTTCTTTTCGGCATTCCAGCAATTGTGGTCGGCGCAGTATCGCCGGCGCACGCTGATGATCTGGAGCGTCTGGTTCTTTGCCTTGCTCGGTTTCTACGGGCTGACCTCATGGCTGAGCGCGCTGTTGCAGCAGTCCGGTTTTGCGGTGACCCAATCGGTGTATTACACGGTGATCATTTCCCTGGGCGGGATTCCCGGCTTTTTGATGGCGGCCTGGTTGGTCGAGCGCTGGGGGCGTAAGCCGGTGTGCGTGGTGACGCTGCTGGGCGGCGGTGTGATGGCGTTTCTGTATGGGCAGAGTGCGGTGTTTGGCGGCAATGTCGGTTTGCTGATCACCACCGGACTGTTGATGCAGTTCTTTTTGTTTGGCATGTGGGCGGTGCTCTATACCTACACGCCGGAGTTGTACCCCACCTCGGCGCGAGCGACCGGGTCCGGGTTCGCCTCGGCGATCGGTCGGGTCGGCTCATTGCTCGGGCCGCTGGTGACCGGACTGGTATTTCCGGTGACCGGGCAGGGTGGGGTGTTTGCCCTGGGCGCGTTGTGTTTTGCGGTGGCGGCGCTGGTGGTGTGGGTGTTCGGGATGGAGACGAAGGGCAAGACCCTCGAAGAATTGGCCGAAGCCTGA
- a CDS encoding LysR family transcriptional regulator, giving the protein MLRFDDLQLFVRAADLGSLSAAARVMDLSPAVASAALKRIEQQLGARLLARSTRSLRLTAEGEGFLEYARAALGSLDEGRRLLASGQDHVSGVLQLSAPSDFGRNQLLPWLDDFQREHPQLNVRLLLGDRIADLFRQPVDIALRYGEPEDSSLVALPVAPNNVRVLCAAPSYLARHGEPRHLEQLAQHNCLLYRLGGRVHDHWVFHDGKRDISLTVSGNRFSDDADVVRRWAVAGVGIAYKSWLDVSTDVLAGRLRLVLPQLRGQATPLNLLCAHRTHLSKPINLLREMLVSRCAILTAQMPEPAGTDQ; this is encoded by the coding sequence ATGCTGCGCTTTGACGATTTGCAACTGTTTGTACGTGCGGCGGATTTGGGCAGCCTGTCGGCGGCGGCGCGGGTGATGGACTTGTCGCCGGCCGTGGCCAGTGCGGCGCTCAAGCGCATCGAGCAGCAGCTGGGCGCGCGTTTGCTGGCGCGCTCCACCCGTAGCCTGCGCTTGACCGCCGAAGGCGAGGGGTTTCTTGAGTATGCCCGCGCGGCGCTGGGTTCCCTGGATGAGGGGCGGCGCTTGTTGGCCAGCGGGCAGGACCATGTCAGCGGAGTCCTGCAACTGTCGGCACCGTCGGACTTCGGCCGTAACCAGTTATTGCCGTGGCTGGATGACTTCCAGCGTGAACACCCGCAACTCAATGTGCGCCTGTTGCTGGGCGATCGGATCGCCGACCTGTTTCGCCAGCCGGTGGATATCGCCCTGCGCTACGGCGAACCCGAGGACTCCAGCCTGGTGGCGTTGCCGGTGGCGCCGAACAATGTTCGCGTGCTGTGTGCCGCCCCCAGCTACCTGGCGCGTCACGGCGAACCCCGGCACCTGGAGCAACTGGCCCAGCACAATTGCCTGTTGTATAGGCTCGGCGGCCGCGTGCATGACCATTGGGTTTTTCACGACGGCAAGCGCGATATCAGTCTGACGGTCAGCGGCAACCGTTTCAGCGATGACGCCGATGTGGTGCGGCGCTGGGCCGTGGCCGGTGTGGGCATCGCCTATAAATCCTGGCTGGATGTAAGCACCGACGTGCTCGCCGGGCGTCTGCGCCTGGTCCTGCCGCAACTGCGCGGCCAGGCAACGCCGCTCAATCTGTTGTGTGCGCACCGGACGCACTTGAGCAAACCGATCAACCTGTTGCGGGAAATGCTTGTGTCCCGCTGTGCGATCCTGACCGCGCAGATGCCGGAGCCGGCAGGCACCGACCAATAG
- a CDS encoding UvrD-helicase domain-containing protein has product MISADVWKVADGLTLETNALLAVRELGKSLALTAGPGAGKTEVLAQRADFLLRTGNCRYPKRILAISFKVDASINLKERIRRRCGLDLAARFDSYTFHGFAKRIIDRFRPVLTGGDSLEPNYSIGDEPIQGKQIKFAQLIPLATKILSNSVVARNAICQTYADVFLDEFQDCTTEQYALLKLVFMNKPIRLTAVGDTKQKIMGWAGALDGIFIDYAKDFDARPLNLYRNFRSKPRLLRMQNEIIRTLDPAAVMADDLIIGNDGELLARNYDNSHSEAAALANIIQKWIDVEKIPLPEIAILFPRQIDLYGTLLMEQLAARGIPFRNEHESQDLVNEPAARLIIDYLSCLYREREPKAWINLMEQLVSFNDEDGESEIQRNFERLYLAQRKEVKKLARSDAPYSGWWELTMKFLKNIGLPVLTTLSSDYEAKARLNEVIKNTRQQIEKLLEQEPDLLKALDLFSNDQAVRFLTIHKSKGLEFHSVIMIGVETQTFWGKVQEERCGFFVGVSRAKERLMITTCDLRYRPASNPPRWNEHRTPHAEFVTYVTPFLSAQPNA; this is encoded by the coding sequence ATGATCAGCGCGGATGTATGGAAAGTCGCCGATGGCTTGACCTTGGAAACAAACGCCCTTCTCGCTGTGAGGGAGCTTGGAAAGTCGCTCGCGCTCACCGCAGGCCCAGGCGCAGGCAAAACGGAGGTTCTGGCGCAGCGTGCAGACTTTTTGCTACGCACCGGAAACTGCCGATACCCAAAGCGAATACTGGCGATCTCCTTCAAGGTCGATGCGAGCATAAACCTCAAGGAACGGATTCGTCGCAGATGCGGACTTGATCTGGCTGCACGCTTCGACAGCTACACCTTTCACGGCTTCGCCAAGCGCATCATTGATAGGTTTAGACCCGTGCTCACGGGCGGGGACTCTCTTGAGCCAAACTACTCCATAGGCGACGAACCAATTCAAGGCAAGCAAATTAAGTTCGCGCAGCTCATACCTCTCGCAACGAAGATCTTGAGCAATTCAGTGGTTGCAAGAAATGCAATTTGTCAGACCTACGCTGATGTATTCCTTGATGAGTTTCAAGACTGCACTACTGAGCAGTACGCACTGCTGAAGCTTGTCTTCATGAATAAGCCAATTCGATTGACCGCCGTCGGTGACACCAAACAGAAAATTATGGGCTGGGCGGGAGCACTGGATGGCATATTTATAGACTACGCAAAGGACTTCGACGCCCGACCACTCAATCTATATCGAAACTTCCGATCTAAGCCTCGGCTTTTGCGGATGCAGAACGAGATCATTCGAACACTTGATCCTGCTGCGGTGATGGCAGATGACCTGATCATTGGAAACGACGGCGAACTCCTCGCTCGAAACTACGACAACAGTCACAGCGAAGCAGCCGCGTTGGCCAACATCATCCAGAAGTGGATAGATGTAGAGAAAATACCCCTACCAGAAATAGCGATTCTTTTTCCCAGGCAGATAGACCTCTACGGCACCCTCCTCATGGAGCAACTGGCAGCCAGAGGAATTCCCTTTCGCAACGAGCATGAGTCTCAAGATCTAGTTAATGAGCCCGCCGCTCGCCTAATTATTGACTACCTATCATGCCTGTATCGGGAGCGAGAACCGAAGGCGTGGATCAATTTGATGGAGCAACTGGTTTCATTTAATGACGAGGACGGTGAATCTGAGATCCAGAGAAACTTCGAGCGCCTCTATCTTGCCCAGCGCAAGGAAGTGAAAAAATTGGCCCGATCTGACGCGCCTTATTCAGGATGGTGGGAGCTAACTATGAAGTTCCTAAAGAACATCGGCCTACCCGTGCTGACCACCCTTTCTTCTGACTACGAAGCAAAAGCCAGATTGAACGAGGTTATCAAGAACACGAGACAGCAAATTGAGAAACTGCTCGAGCAAGAACCGGATTTGCTCAAAGCACTTGATCTGTTCTCCAACGATCAAGCAGTCCGTTTTCTGACGATTCATAAAAGTAAAGGATTGGAATTCCACTCTGTAATTATGATCGGTGTAGAAACACAGACATTTTGGGGCAAAGTCCAAGAGGAGCGTTGCGGCTTCTTTGTGGGTGTTTCACGTGCCAAGGAGCGGTTGATGATCACGACATGCGACTTACGCTATCGACCGGCCTCAAACCCTCCAAGGTGGAATGAGCATCGCACTCCTCATGCTGAGTTCGTCACATACGTAACGCCATTTCTCTCCGCCCAGCCAAATGCCTGA
- a CDS encoding heavy-metal-associated domain-containing protein: MQVFTVEGMTCGHCVKAVTQAVKSRDPAAEVTVDLAAKQVSVQSQLSRETIAGLIKEEGYTVV, from the coding sequence ATGCAAGTGTTCACTGTGGAAGGAATGACCTGCGGCCATTGCGTTAAAGCGGTGACCCAGGCGGTGAAGAGCCGGGATCCGGCAGCCGAAGTGACGGTAGACCTGGCGGCCAAGCAGGTCAGCGTGCAGAGCCAACTGAGCCGCGAAACGATCGCCGGGCTGATCAAGGAAGAAGGCTACACCGTCGTCTGA
- a CDS encoding zinc-binding alcohol dehydrogenase family protein codes for MKAIAYYASLPINDPQSLQDIELPAPVAGPRDLLVEVKAISVNPVDTKVRQNVAPEPGTAKVLGWDVAGVVKAVGSDVSLFKAGDKVFYAGSLTRPGGNSELHTVDERIVGHMPKSLGFAEAAALPLTAITAWELLFERLQIREGKEDQGQSLLIVGAAGGVGSILTQLARQLTALKVIGTASRPETQAWAKALGAHRVIDHSQPLSEALHQAGEAQVTHVASLTQTEHHLDQLVEALQPQGKLALIDDPKALDVSKLKRKSLSLHWEFMYTRSMFETPDMIEQHHLLNRVAELIDAGTLETTVGEHFGAINAANLRRAHALLESGKAKGKIVLEGF; via the coding sequence ATGAAAGCCATTGCCTACTACGCGTCATTGCCCATCAACGACCCACAGTCCCTGCAAGACATCGAACTGCCGGCCCCCGTCGCCGGCCCGCGCGACCTGCTGGTGGAAGTCAAAGCCATCTCGGTCAACCCGGTGGACACCAAGGTGCGCCAGAACGTCGCCCCGGAACCCGGTACCGCCAAGGTGCTGGGCTGGGATGTCGCCGGCGTGGTCAAGGCGGTCGGCAGCGACGTGAGCCTGTTCAAGGCTGGCGACAAAGTGTTCTACGCCGGTTCCCTGACGCGCCCGGGCGGCAACAGCGAGTTGCACACGGTGGACGAACGCATCGTCGGGCATATGCCCAAAAGCCTGGGCTTTGCCGAAGCCGCCGCGCTGCCGCTGACCGCTATCACGGCCTGGGAGCTGCTGTTCGAGCGCCTGCAGATCCGCGAGGGCAAGGAGGATCAAGGCCAGAGTCTGCTGATCGTGGGTGCCGCCGGCGGTGTGGGTTCGATCCTGACCCAATTGGCCCGCCAACTGACAGCGTTAAAGGTGATCGGCACCGCCTCGCGCCCGGAAACCCAGGCATGGGCCAAAGCACTGGGCGCCCATCGGGTGATCGACCACAGCCAGCCGCTGAGCGAAGCCTTGCACCAGGCGGGCGAGGCGCAAGTGACTCATGTCGCCAGCCTGACCCAGACCGAGCACCACTTGGACCAACTGGTCGAAGCGCTGCAACCTCAGGGCAAGCTCGCGCTGATCGACGACCCCAAGGCGCTGGACGTGAGCAAGCTCAAGCGCAAGAGCCTGTCGCTGCACTGGGAATTCATGTACACGCGCTCGATGTTTGAGACGCCGGACATGATCGAACAGCACCACCTGCTCAATCGCGTGGCTGAACTGATCGACGCCGGCACGCTGGAAACCACGGTGGGCGAGCACTTCGGTGCGATCAACGCAGCGAACCTGCGTCGGGCCCACGCGTTGCTGGAGAGCGGCAAGGCCAAGGGCAAGATCGTGCTGGAAGGTTTCTGA
- a CDS encoding adenosine deaminase, translated as MYDWLNALPKAELHLHLEGSLEPELLFALAERNKIALPWNDVDTLRKAYAFNNLQEFLDLYYQGADVLRTSQDFYDLTWAYLLRCKAQNVIHTEPFFDPQTHTDRGIPFEVVLNGIAAALKDGEQQLGITSGLILSFLRHLSEAEAEKTLDQALPFRDAFVAVGLDSSEMGHPPSKFQRVFDRARHEGFLTVAHAGEEGPPEYIWEALDLLKIERIDHGVRAIEDERLMQRIIDEQIPLTVCPLSNTKLCVFDDMAQHNILDMLERGVKVTVNSDDPAYFGGYVTENFHALYESLGMTQDQAKRLAQNSLDARLIKP; from the coding sequence ATGTACGATTGGCTCAACGCCCTGCCCAAGGCCGAACTGCACCTGCACCTGGAGGGCTCGCTGGAGCCTGAGCTGCTGTTTGCCCTGGCCGAGCGCAATAAAATCGCGCTGCCGTGGAACGACGTCGACACCCTGCGCAAGGCCTACGCCTTCAACAACCTGCAAGAATTTCTCGACCTGTACTACCAGGGCGCCGATGTACTGCGCACCTCCCAGGACTTCTATGACCTGACCTGGGCCTACCTGCTGCGTTGCAAAGCCCAGAATGTGATCCACACCGAACCATTCTTCGATCCGCAAACCCACACCGATCGTGGCATCCCCTTCGAAGTGGTGCTGAACGGCATCGCCGCCGCGCTCAAAGATGGCGAACAGCAATTGGGTATCACCAGCGGTTTGATCCTCAGCTTCCTGCGCCACCTGAGCGAAGCAGAAGCCGAGAAAACCCTGGACCAGGCCCTGCCGTTCCGCGATGCGTTCGTGGCCGTTGGCCTGGACAGCTCGGAAATGGGCCACCCGCCAAGCAAGTTCCAGCGCGTGTTCGATCGCGCACGGCATGAAGGCTTCCTCACCGTGGCCCACGCCGGCGAAGAAGGCCCACCGGAATACATCTGGGAAGCCCTCGACCTGCTGAAAATCGAGCGTATCGACCACGGCGTGCGCGCTATCGAAGACGAGCGCCTGATGCAACGCATTATCGACGAACAGATCCCGCTCACCGTGTGCCCGTTGTCCAACACCAAGCTCTGCGTGTTCGACGACATGGCCCAGCACAACATCCTCGACATGCTCGAACGGGGCGTGAAAGTGACGGTGAACTCGGACGACCCGGCGTATTTCGGCGGCTATGTCACCGAAAACTTCCACGCGCTGTATGAATCCTTGGGCATGACCCAGGACCAGGCCAAACGCCTGGCGCAGAACAGCCTGGATGCGCGGTTGATCAAGCCGTAA
- a CDS encoding putative quinol monooxygenase: MSAAFNVIATLIAKPGQQATLETLLRGLLAPTRHEAGCEQYDLHQDQQHPETFYMLERWRDDAALAAHDQSAHIQDFRAQAADVLEHFELKRLNFLA; the protein is encoded by the coding sequence ATGTCCGCTGCCTTTAACGTTATCGCCACACTGATCGCCAAACCCGGCCAACAGGCCACCCTGGAAACCCTGCTGCGCGGCCTGCTGGCACCCACGCGCCATGAAGCCGGCTGCGAGCAATACGACCTGCACCAGGACCAGCAGCACCCCGAAACCTTCTACATGCTCGAACGCTGGCGCGACGATGCTGCGTTGGCCGCCCACGACCAGAGCGCGCATATCCAGGACTTCCGCGCCCAAGCGGCGGATGTACTCGAACATTTCGAACTCAAGCGCCTGAATTTTCTGGCCTGA